A window from Acipenser ruthenus chromosome 36, fAciRut3.2 maternal haplotype, whole genome shotgun sequence encodes these proteins:
- the LOC117409809 gene encoding uncharacterized protein LOC117409809, which translates to MQRGQRAELAERRNKHAEQRLSRSLSSLEQRCGRRLALLQEERRQLRQELLQIRTEKTPSLENLAVEFRPDFPKPHLFRKRLSLPSLQVAPLLSSRADLLARRRSLITVPEDFQKRINSFLSDLDLLKGGVSEECVTVATEEGAGQEQAGEERRGRQRKDWAAAPLEEALREVRYCRYLRHGERPDWERELRLEEIFCKEEGRSEPAGEESPGLQRD; encoded by the exons ATGCAGCGGGGGCAGCGCGCCGAGCTGGCGGAGAGGAGGAACAAGCACGCGGAGCAGAGGCTGAGCCGCAGCCTGAGCTCCCTGGAGCAGCGCTGCGGGAGACGCCTCGCCTTGCTGCAGGAGGAGAGGAGGCAGCTGAGGCAGGAGCTGCTGCAGATACGTACGG AAAAGACCCCCTCTTTGGAGAATCTAGCTGTGGAATTCCGTCCCGACTTTCCCAAACCTCACCTCTTCCGAAAACGCCTCTCGCTCCCGTCCCTGCAGGTGGCTCCCCTGCTGAGCTCCAGAGCAGACTTGCTGGCCAG GCGGCGCTCCTTGATTACCGTCCCAGAGGACTTCCAGAAGAGAATCAACAGCTTCCTGTCCGACCTGGACCTCCTAAAGGGGGGCGTGTCCGAGGAGTGCGTTACCGTGGCTACggaggagggggcggggcaggAGCAGgcgggagaggagaggagagggaggcagaggaAGGATTGGGCAGCCGCGCCCCTGGAGGAGGCCCTGAGAGAGGTGCGATACTGCAGATACCTCCGTCACGGCGAGAGACCCGACTGGGAGCGAGAGCTGCGGCTGGAGGAGATCTTCTGTAAGGAGGAGGGGAGGTCGGAGCCGGCTGGGGAGGAGTCGCCCGGTCTTCAACGTGACTAA